CCACTTTCAGCAATTACATCACACCTCCCAGAGACAGATATCGTTATCACAAGTACGGCAAGCAGTGAACCACTGCTAACAGACACAGAATTTGCAGATGCTGGACAAACAATTGTTATTGATATTGCACAGCCACGGGATGTGAAGCCAAGCGTTGATAAATACGAACACGTGACAGCATACGATCTTGATGCACTTGAGTCGGTTACAGAAGCAACGCAGGAACAACGACAGGCAGCCGCAAATAAAGTCGAAACTATTGTTGATGATGAGCTAGATCAATTGCTTGAGCAGTTCAAACGCAAGCGTGCCGATCAGGTTATTCAGGCAATGTACGAAGGAGCAGAGGAAATCAAAGAAGAAGAGCTTCAAAACGCAATTCAACAGGCTGAGACAGCAGGCGAATTGACTGATGATCAAAAACAGGCACTGGAAGCAATGGCAGATGCGCTAATGAATCGACTGCTTGCTGCCCCGACAAAAAGTCTAAGAGACGCTGCCGCAGAAGATGACTGGAATACAATCCATACTGCAATTGAGCTATTCAATCCAAACTGGGACGGAAACAATCCACCCCAGGGCCACAAGTCAATGTCAAGGGGACATCACTCAGGTACAAACGCATCCTCAGCAGAATTCCCACACGGTCAGTCTCCTCCATCAAAACAAGGAGACTGAATACCTATTTTTCTGCAGGCGGAGCAGGCCGAATGCCTCGGGGCCTGATCCCGAGGTACTTCACGATAAAGAAGACATTATCGTTCAATCACTTGCAGGTGGTCGTTTGGATCGAGACGGTGGTGGAACTCCTTCTGGAGTGTTCTCGGTCTCAGGGTTAGTGGATCGTTGTGGGAGTTCACGGTTTACATGTCCATATTGGTCGGGACGATTAGCAAGTGGATGCGCAGGATTATGATCACTCCTAATTCGAGCAGCACGGATATTATCAAATCCAGCGATACGTGCTTGAATGCCTCGCCAGTGGTTTTCGGTTATCTGTGGCACAGTTACGGAATGTGTAAACTCATAATCCGGCCGATTAATCGCCAACGTCATCGAGTTAACATTCTCTGCGAGCTGGTCGTGATCAACAAGAATACCAACAGTTGCATCAGCGGATACGTGCTCAGCGAGGACGTCTAAGCCGAGATGTAGTGCTCGGTACTCAGCAACGTTATTATCTGGTGGCGAGTCAGGAACGGAAAGACGAGTCACTCGTGAGCCATCATATGCCTCAATAACAACGCCGAGCCCTCCTCCACGTTCACGGAAGGACCCATCGGTTGCAACATAGTAATCACGATGGTGAGAATGTGGTGGATGAGCAATGTGCGGCGTCGGTGACTCATCAAAGAGGTCTCGCAACACCGGCCGACCATGTGTTGCCATACAGTATCATTGTCCTGCGATGTTATATAAATTACGAGGGGAAAGGTCGGAGCTACTTAAGTCGCCAGAGGTGGATCATCAAGGCATTCAGCGAGAGTAACAACAGGAAAGCAATAGTCTGTGTCACAGTGTTCAGACCGGTAAACAGAAGGGGAAGATACAAGAATGGAAGCGAAATCGAAGCCCACGCACTTATTGCACGAAGTTGGTCACCGAATCGATGGACAAACTCGGAAATATGCAACGACTGCTCAGAACGAGATTGAGAAAACTCCGAGGAATCCGGAACCTGTGACATCTTGCCACAGTGTATGACACACATGCACATATATTTTCGGAATGACAATTGTATGACAAATATCAGAAAACAAGAACAAAAGAAGAGAGAAGACAGCTACTGGAAGCCAATGCGGCCGCTTTGTCGTCGGTCAGTAGGCCCGGACGTATGACCTTGGAATTCCTCTTCAATTTGCTCGTAGTAGTCAGTCAGCTCGTCTGTAATTGTTGGACGGACTGAGCCAAGTGCATCCTCAAAGTGACGCATATTAACGGTTTCAGCATCAGGATCGTCGCGTAATGCCTCAATGGCAGCCTCACGGGCAATTGTCTCCAGATCTGAACCAACGTACCCATCAGTATCCTCAGCCAGTTGTCGAAGGCTGACATCAGGAGCGAGTGGAGTGTCTTCAGTGTGAATTTTCAGGATCTGTTCTCGGCCATCAGTATCCGGCTCTCCAACCATGACGAGCCGATCAAAGCGACCCGATCGGATCAGAGCTGGATCAATCATGTCAGGTCGGTTCGTAGCGCCAACAACCATGACGTTCTCCATTTCTTCGAGTCCATCTAGCTCAGTCAGCAACTGGTTGACAACTCGCTCTGCAACGTTTGAGTTTGAGTTCTGCGAGCGATTTGGTGCGAGGGAGTCGAGTTCATCGAAGAAAATCACGGTTGGGGCGACTTGCCGAGCTTTCCGGAACGTTTCTCGAATCGCTTTCTCCGATTCACCAACCCATTTGCTCAGCAGTTGTGGGCCGCGAACTGAGATAAAGTTAGCATTGGTTTCATTTGCGACGGCTTTGGCCATAAGGGTCTTTCCGGTACCCGGTGGTCCATAAAGTAAGACACCCTTCGGTGGCTCAATGCCGAGACGTGTAAACCGTTCAGGATTGCGCATTGGCCATTCGATTGATTCTTGAATGTCTCGTTTGGCATCTTGCAATCCACCAACATCATCCCACGAGACTTTCGGGAGCTCAACAAGGACTTCTCGCATGGCGGATGGCTCAACCTCACCCAGCGCATTCTTGAAGTCTTCGCGTTTGACAATCATGCGGTCGATGAGGCTCGGCGGGATGTCTTCCTCATCAAGATCGATTTCTGGGAGATATCGCCGAAGTGCACGCATTGCTGCTTCTTTTGTAAGTGACTTAATGTCAGCACCAACGAATCCATGCGTTTCGGCAGCAAGGTTGTTAATATCGACGTCATCAGATAGAGGCATTCCTCGGGTGTGGATCTGAAGGATTTCAGAGCGACCGGTTTCATTTGGTACTCCAATCTCAATTTCACGGTCGAATCTGCCAGGTCGACGTAAGGCTGGATCAACCGAGTCAACACGGTTGGTCGCCGCGATGACAACAACCTGTTCGCGGGTTTCAAGCCCATCCATCATGGTAAGGAGCTGTGCTACAACCCGACGCTCAACTTCACCCGTTACGTCCTCACGCTTAGGCGCAATCGAGTCCAACTCGTCGATGAAGATGATCGATGGAGATTCTTCGGCTGCATCTTCGAAGATTTCCCGAAGTTGTTGTTCTGATTCACCGTAGTACTTTGAAATAATCTCTGGGCCAGCAATCGAGAAGAAACTGGCATTAGTCTCATTTGCGACGGCTTTGGCCATAAGGGTCTTTCCGGTACCTGGTGGACCGTGTAGTAACACACCTTGTGGCGGTTCAATGCCGAGCTTTTTGAAGATTTGTGGATGCTTC
This portion of the Salinarchaeum sp. IM2453 genome encodes:
- a CDS encoding CDC48 family AAA ATPase, coding for MNEVQLEVAKAYPNDSGRGIARLDPDTLLHLKLSPGDIIEIEGAETTAAKVWRADRQDWNTDTVRIDGFTRQNADVGIGERVTIRKAEATKAESLTLAPPEDASVQFGSDAAGMVKRQILKRPVVANDIVPVMSSTNHPFMRSPGQAIPLIAVETEPDDVVLITEDTDVELREEPITGYEKASGGITYEDIGGLENEIQRVREMVELPMKHPQIFKKLGIEPPQGVLLHGPPGTGKTLMAKAVANETNASFFSIAGPEIISKYYGESEQQLREIFEDAAEESPSIIFIDELDSIAPKREDVTGEVERRVVAQLLTMMDGLETREQVVVIAATNRVDSVDPALRRPGRFDREIEIGVPNETGRSEILQIHTRGMPLSDDVDINNLAAETHGFVGADIKSLTKEAAMRALRRYLPEIDLDEEDIPPSLIDRMIVKREDFKNALGEVEPSAMREVLVELPKVSWDDVGGLQDAKRDIQESIEWPMRNPERFTRLGIEPPKGVLLYGPPGTGKTLMAKAVANETNANFISVRGPQLLSKWVGESEKAIRETFRKARQVAPTVIFFDELDSLAPNRSQNSNSNVAERVVNQLLTELDGLEEMENVMVVGATNRPDMIDPALIRSGRFDRLVMVGEPDTDGREQILKIHTEDTPLAPDVSLRQLAEDTDGYVGSDLETIAREAAIEALRDDPDAETVNMRHFEDALGSVRPTITDELTDYYEQIEEEFQGHTSGPTDRRQSGRIGFQ
- a CDS encoding ribonuclease H — its product is MATHGRPVLRDLFDESPTPHIAHPPHSHHRDYYVATDGSFRERGGGLGVVIEAYDGSRVTRLSVPDSPPDNNVAEYRALHLGLDVLAEHVSADATVGILVDHDQLAENVNSMTLAINRPDYEFTHSVTVPQITENHWRGIQARIAGFDNIRAARIRSDHNPAHPLANRPDQYGHVNRELPQRSTNPETENTPEGVPPPSRSKRPPASD